GTCCTTCTCCTGCTTCAGGCTGATCTTCTTCCCCGCGGACAGAGCGATCTGAACCCCGGCCGCTTCGGCCTCGGGCTTCTCCCAGCCTTGCTTGATCAGACGTTCCGCGACACCGACCACGACACGACGAGTGCGAACGGTCTCGCCACCCACGGCCTCCTCCACGTGCTGGCGGACCACGCGCTTCCAGCTCTGGCTCGACACCCTCGTTCGTTCCACGCCACCGAACTCCACCGTCTTGGGTGAGCCCGTGTCGTCGCGGTTCACATTGGAAAAGGGGAGGGTCTGGATGACGTGGATGTCAATGTACTTCGGCGTGCTCATTCTTCTCCTTACCGGTCGTGTCGTTGGGTTCGTCGTTGAGCTGGCGGTAGTAGTCGCGAAGCCAGGTGGCTGAGATATGACGTTGCGAGTACCGATCCCACCGTGCTAGGTCCTCGATCAACTGCGCCCAGTCGACTTCGACCAGCCCACTGCGCAGCAAGGCGACGAGTCGAGGCAATTGGCGATGCACGCCGACGTTGTTGGCGCGGCACAAAGCGTGCAGACGGGCTTCCATGGTGCCCGACCGAGACAATCTCTTCAGGACTGCTTCAGCGCAGCTGGCGCCCAAGGACCGGGGACTCGACATGGTCGATGCACTGTCGGAATCCCCTGACACGAGATCCGTCTGTTCGGCCCGTGCGGGATCCTTTGTCTCCGTGGGTGTGGAGTTGGCTTGCCCGGCAGCGATGTCCTGTTCCCTCGGACGCAGTGGTTGGGCGCACATCATCGCCGCCACGGTCAAAAACGCTCGTTCGACAGCAGGGTTCGAGGACTCGGGAAGAAAGGCGGAGACTTCACCGAGCGCCACGAAGGTACGCGCTTCCCCGGGCTCTCCGCCCAAAGCCGCCCGCACGGCCGCCCGCCGCGCCGGGGTCGTCAACACATCGCGACGCACGTGCCGCACCCACCGCTTCGCATGCCGTCGAATCTCGTCTTTCTCCGACCGCGAGGCGTTTTCCCCATCGTCAGCCATCGTCTTCTCCGTTCGCCTTAGCTTCCGAACGCCATCCCCGCCACAGACCGCGGCGATGTTCTTCCACCGCCTTCACCTGCTTCGGTTGGCGCATGAGGTCGGCGGTGGTGTCGTCGTATGTCCGCAAAGCGACCTCGATCATTCGGTTCCGCACCGGGGCAGAGGCCTCCTCGGCATGCACTGCTTCCCAGAAGCAGCGTTCCGCTGATTGCCAGTACGTCGTCATCGCCTTGTGCAGCCACGGAACACCACGATCACGCGCCTTGCCGTTGGTCGTCTTACTGAGCTGCTGCCACAGCCCGGAGAGCGCTTCCTGCAGCTGCCATGCGGTCTGCTCCGCGGCCTCTCGGGCTTCTCGAAGCTGCGCCCACCGGCGCGGATCCCGTGCTTGCCACGCCTCCAACACCGGTGGTGTGATCCCCGAGAAGTACTGACGCTCCTTGGCCTGGGAGCGGTCCTGGTCGAAGCCGAGCGCTCGGATCGCTGTGAACGCGCCCTCCTCGACTGCTAGTTCGTCCAGGTGCGCGAGCACCTCCGGTCGCCGGCGTTGTTCTGTCCTTCCCAGCAAGGCGTCCAAGTCCCGCCACACCGCCCGAGTGGCCGAAGCTGATTCCGAAATCGGAGCACCGCCGTTCGTGGGAACACGGTGCATCACATACGGGT
The window above is part of the Saccharomonospora glauca K62 genome. Proteins encoded here:
- the casB gene encoding type I-E CRISPR-associated protein Cse2/CasB translates to MADDGENASRSEKDEIRRHAKRWVRHVRRDVLTTPARRAAVRAALGGEPGEARTFVALGEVSAFLPESSNPAVERAFLTVAAMMCAQPLRPREQDIAAGQANSTPTETKDPARAEQTDLVSGDSDSASTMSSPRSLGASCAEAVLKRLSRSGTMEARLHALCRANNVGVHRQLPRLVALLRSGLVEVDWAQLIEDLARWDRYSQRHISATWLRDYYRQLNDEPNDTTGKEKNEHAEVH